GATTTCGATTGCAATTTCGTTAGTTTCTGTGCCTTTTTGCTCCATTTCATGGATTATTATGAACCTTATGAACTTATTAAGATTGATTTGTAGGTGGCGGAGAATAAATGTTGGAGCTGTGGGCAAGTTTTCTCTAGCAACAGCGAACTATGCGGCCATTTGCATGCATTAGAGATTCCCCAACTAGAGGGAAAGGTTCCATGGGGTGATGATGTATACTTAAAACCATTCTTGGAGGATGATTCTCTTTTGCACAGTTTGTCCGTctttgatgatgatgacgaggaCGACTGTGGAATGCCAATGGAAAAGGGAGGGTGTTCAGCAGGCAATGGGAGTTTAGCTGAAACATGTGAGAGCAATCTGAAATCTATTATCAATGATGGTTCTGATGTCATTGATAGATTTGAGAGAACATGTACTATTGAGAGTACAGATGGGGAGTGCAGTGGGTCTCTTGCTCAGGAGCCAAGTGACAAGCAGTTAAAAATTGCACGTGCTAGTGCTGCTGCTAGGGGAATTAAAAGTGTGGATGAGAGCTACTTCGGGTCGTATAGTTCATTTGGCATCCATAGAGAGATGCTTGGTGACAAAGTAGGTTAAACCCTGACACTGTTTTTCTAAACATATACTATCTCTTTGTTTTCCAAAATGCCCAACGGCTAATAAATTTCTGACTGACCTTTTCAGGTAAGAACAGAAGCTTACAGAGATGCCCTTTTAGGCAATCCTAGCCTCATGAATGGTGCAACTGTGCTCGATGTTGGTTGTGGCACGGGAATTCTAAGGTATGCATGTGTAAAATTCTTTTGGGTTACTTTGTTTTAGCATGAGCTTGATGCTCTCAATCTTGAATCCACTAAAAGTCTATATGCTACGTACCGCAAGTAAGAAAATGAGCAACAGCCATAAACTTGTAGTACATAATAAAAAATTGAGAATGCTTGGTTAGATCTAATGCACTCAAGTAATAGCCTACTGGGAGGAATTCTGACTTCCTTCTGCCTCAGAAGGTGAATTTGATTCCTACCATGTAGATTGTTGTTGCAATCCTGGGTTGATTCATGAGTATATTTTATGATACAAGTTGCTTGTGTAATGATTATATTGTTGAGATGCAAAACACAACAAGTAATGAATGTTGAATGAGCTGTTGATGTATGCTTTCTGTCTGTATAGTCTTTTTGCAGCTAAGGCTGGTGCTTCTAGAGTTATTGCTGTTGACGGGAGTGCAAAGATGGTTTCTGTCGCTACTGAAGTACGttcttttttaaataaaaagaatatcAGACTGCCTTTCTTGTTTAATTTATGATTTCTCTCATACACACTACATAAATGCAGGTTGCAAAAAGTAATGGTTTTCTGTACGATGAAAATATGGAGATGCAACAAAAGCGAGATACTCAAGTGATAACTGTTGTTCATACCAAGGCTGAAGAGCTAAACCATAAAATACAAGTTCCATCGAATAAATTTGATGTTTTGGTGAGCGAATGGATGGGATATTGCCTACTCTATGAATCCATGCTCAGTTCAGTTCTATATGCACGCGATCATTTTCTAAAACCTGGAGGTGCTATTCTCCCAGATACTGCAACAATTGTAAGTAGCAACTTTTGCCTACATTCTATGTCTGCCATTTTCTGCTATTTGGTCACTTGTTTGGTCTGATCTATTTTTTCTAGTTTGGTGCTGGATTTGGGAAAGGTGGAACAAGCTTGCCATTTTGGGAAAATGTGTATGGCTTTGATATGTCATGTATTGGCAAAGAAGTGACAGGGAATTCAGCTAGATTTCCTGTTGTTGATATATTGGCTTCTGAAGATATTGTGACAGAGACAGCTGTTCTCAATGTAAGTCCCATGACCTACATGCTTCAACTGGGTTATGCACTTATGTTTCAGTATTGTCTTTTTGTTGAGGTTTGAAATACAGATCAAGAGATAATTGTGATTTGGTTGACCGTCTGGAGGTGTAGATAACATTCATAATGAATACTACTTCCTTTGTGCTCGAATGTCCTTCCAATGCACGGAATTGTACTTGACATCTTGTGTTTATTCTGTTTCTATGCAGTCCTTTGATCTGGCAACTATGAAGGAAAATGAAATGGATTTTACTTCAAGCTTTGAGCTGAGGCTCAGTGAAAGTGGTGTATCACAATCTGGAGTAACCTGGTGCTATGGCATTATATTATGGTTTGACACTGGCTTTACGAACCGATTCTGCAAGGAGAAGCCAGTCAACCTCTCCACCTCTCCTTTCTCCACACCGACTCACTGGTCTCAAACTATCTTCACCTTTGAAGAGCCCATCGCAATGGCAAAGGAGGAATCAGCCGTTGTCTCATCTGCGTCAGTTGGCACAGATGAGTGCCCAGCTGTGATGATCAGATCCCGCATCAGCATTGTGAGGGCCTCTGAGCACCGCAGCATAGACATATCGATTGAAACTACAGGAATCAGCTCAGATGGCAGGAAGCGTAGCTGGCCTGTTCAGATCTTCAACCTGTGAGCAAGGAGCCAAGGATACCTTTGGGTATAAATTTTGTTTCGTGCTTTGCTCCTCACTGGTTTTGAGCAAGGATACTACCCACAGCAAGTCTTAGCTTTTGATTGGGTCCTCAAATCTCAATTTCTGTACGCTGAAACAGAACGGCATCCCCACTGAAGTTTTGTGCAATGGTGAGCCTGAAAACAGGCCAGATTGAAGCGCTGTGGAATGGTCAGGGTGAAAAAGTTCATGGGATCGAGACTGagttgcagttttttttttggctatttcTGCACGTGAACTGAAAGATATATCTTGTAGTGATGTTTGAGATATGTATCAGTATTTTACAATGATATCAGAATTCAGATTCATTTGGATACCAGTTCACTTCAGTTTCTGTAAGATGCTCGGTTGATGTGAACCTGAAGATCGCACTATCTTCTAATCGTCGGTGTGTCGGTAGAACAAATGTTACTCCTATTTTTGCTGCCTTGCCATAATCAACTGCAAAAAACTTGAACAAATTTCAGACTCTGTTTTCTTCTTGCAGAAACTCAAAGCAAATTTCAGACTAACCCGGTTtcgaaaaaacaaaacaaaaaaaaaattcaggctATTAGCTAATCAGGCCTTGGGCCTTAGCATCTTCGGCCTCACAGGACAGCACGCGGCCATATCTACCTACCAAATCCCGAATCTCGAGGCAATCCGACGGCTGGTGATTGGCAACAAGGCCGCGAGAGGATTCCGatacccttctctctctctccgagctcgaatccaccaccaccaccaccaccaatcgGAGCcaccggagagcggcggcgcagcagacggcggcggctgcggggggCGAGAGGCCGATTCGCcggaggagagaaggagagagagagagagatggcgttCACGATGCGCGCGGTGAAGGTGCCGCCGAACTCGGCGTcgctggaggaggcgcggcACCGCGTGTTCGACTTCTTCAGGCAGGCGTGCCGCGCCATCCCCTCCATCATGGAGATCTACAACCTCGACGACGTCGTCACCCCGTCCCAGCTCCGCTCCACCATCGCCAAGGAGATCCGCAAGAACCAGGGCGTCACTAACCCCAAGGTCCCAACCTCGCACCCACCCCCATCGATTTCATCCGTCTTCCCGATTTCGTCGATCTGCGCCTCGTGAATGAGAATTCTCTAGTGGCTTAACCAACTGCTCGCCTGCTCTCTCCGATCTGGTCTCTTCTGGTCCTTGGGAGTTGATGATTTATCGGTGTTAGGTGCTGGATCGGTAGGTTTTGATTAACCTAGGATTTGATAGCCTCTTGTTTGCAGCAGGGGATTTAGACTAACCTTCTGCCTCAAGGACAGTAGTATTCCGGCAGGTTTGATGCTATGTGGGCAGTAAATTGTTTTCACCGATGGTTGGTCAATTTCTATATCTAGACATCTGGATATCATTTAGTGATCTACTTTCTGTGACATAGCACATGATTATCTGAACTTCATTGCTGCTTCCATGTTATATTTATACTACCAGTATCAACAATGCGATTCACATTTGTCGATGGTGGTAGTAGTAGCTAGGGATATCATCTGTACAATGCGGGCTCTCACAGTTAAGACAGTCTAATGAGGTTTTTGGTCTTTGCACAATCTTCTGATAGGTATCTTCTGGCATTTTAGTTTAGACTagagagagcggttttgtcGGCTGGCCTCCTTTGCTTGTAAAAATTGAGAAAATTTGTCAGTTTAATTGAGCAAGAGTGCTTATGAATACGATTCAATGCACATAATATTAGATCCATACCACCTCTCCATGTACATGTTTCTAGATCCCCTGAAGaaacattttcttttgttatgATTTGCATCTTTGTAGGCTAACTATGTTTGCTGGCTTCAATTTGAATTACACTCATTTGATTAGGCCCTTAGGAAGACTTCACCTGAAGCATGCACTTAAACTAAAAAATGTTAATGTCAGTAAAAGGGATCTATATTTTTATCTTGGATAATCCAAAGCTGCATCAGCTTGAGTTGCAAGGATCAGAGATTGCACGCGTTGATTTGATCCAATATTTGAAGAAACCTCAACTTTGTAACAAAACGCAGCAAATTCATGTTTTGTTTTTGGATACCTTTTGTCGTTTGTTAGATTAGAGTTGTTACGATCACATGAATACTATTGGGAATGCTTCTGTTCCATACCTCAGGTTTGGTCCAGTCCTTGCTCGTATTGCCCAGTTCTCCATTGTATCTGAGTGCAGTAAATTCAGATGAATGCTTCTTTTGATCAAACGCCAATTTGAATTCATTGATCATCACAATCTAAAATGATAAATTTCTCCCTCATACCCCCTGTTTTGGTGATTGTGTTGCATTTGGGATCCCTGTATTATGTTGCCCCTCTTTATGTTAAGTACATTTTCTACCAGTGCAGAATTATCTTGTTGTTTGTAGCTTCTCATGACGCATCACGAATGACCTGAAAATTTGGTCGTTCACATTTTCTTTTTGTCTCACTTACCTTAATCCTTACTGTATCAATGCCTCATCTAAGCTATTTTTGTTTGCAAACAGGTCATTGATATGCTCCTGTTTAAGGGGATGGAGGAGCTGGGCAACATCACCGAACACGCGAAGCAGCGCCATCACGTCATCGGGCAATATGTGGTCGGCCAAAAGGGACTGGTGCAGGATATGGAGAAAGACCAAGGGTCCTCAGACTTCCTGAAGAAATTCTACACTAGCAATTACTCCTAATCTGTGCTGCAAACTCCTCCTCCTTCAGTAATACCCGAGAAGTGATCTGAATAAGACGCTGAGAACCCACAGCTTTAATTGTTTTATCACTGGAATCTTTTTGTTATTCTGCTTGATCCTTCAATCATCTGCGCAGTGTGGCGCTGTTGCTAGTGAATTGTTTGTAACTTGTAGACTGTACTCTGCAAAGTTGATGTTCATGAGTTCATACCGTGTGTCAATGGGTTCGAACTCATGTACCCAGCACATGACCATCACTCGTTTGTCGTGAAGTCATTGATTCGATTAATCTGTAGCATAAAAGGTCATGGCCATGGAAACAAATAATAAGTGTTGCCGTTCTCTAATATACTCTTGAgtagttgtgacttgtgaggtaTATTAAGAATTCAGATGGCATCAGATGATCAGTATTCAGGTGTCCCTGTCTGCTTAGCAATTCAAGTTAAAATGGCAAGGATAAGGGGATTAGAGAGTAGTTGTGAACAAGAAGTTAATATTGCAAAGGATAAGGGCATGAGAGAGTAGTTGCGAGCAAGGTTAAAATCTCGACTCTGTCATGCGAATTTATGATCCTAATTAAGATGCTTGATTCCACAATTTTACGTAGGTAGAATTTACGATTTCACGGTTTTAATGTATACGATTATATTATAtggtctgtttggcacagctcagCTCTATCCCTGGAGCTTAGCCAAACAATTCCAGCTCCAttaaaactgggagtggagatATGTGAAGTTTTTTCACATAATGAACTAGTGTTGTGGAGCTAGATTTAGGCAGTTCCACGACttcactccagacccaactcctacagctaaatttaggagtcggagctgtaccaaacaggccctgtGAATTGCAATACTACTTAGAACTTTTGAATTGGATTCAGAATCGTGATTGTGTGAAGTACTAAGAATAGATCGGCAGACGGCATCAAAATTCAGTTGTTCCATGCTGGCGTGCTTCGAGTAGCAGCAGTACAATAGCTACGATGTCAAAGATGAGGAGGGGCCTAGAGCAAGATAAGATAGATGGAATCTACTCCTACCAACTAAAACGCTGGCCCCACCTGTAAGTGAGCATTGGATAGATAGATTATCTGACAGACTTCCTCAACGAACGTAGCGATGAATACCCCAACAGAATGTTGCGCGGGCGCTTGCTAAATGCTAATCCATCATCATTTTATGCGCTAATCCACTCCAGATCACGCCGCTAATCCTTATCCAAACGAATTAACAACAAATCAGTCGCGCGTTTGAAACGAGTCCACTCCACCTCCATCCAGATCAGTGTATATAAACCGCCGCGCCGTTTGTTCGTGctgattctctctctctctctaatcagTAGTACCCCAGATCAGTTTGTTGCTTTGCTGCTTCTTCCGGTTCCAATCTGAGAGGGGGGATTCGCgcgggaggcgaggcgaggcggcagccATGGTGGGGCGGAGCTCCCTCCCGGAGGGTTCCCTCTTCCTCGGATTCGACAGCTCCACTCAGTAAGCCCGATGGTTTCTCTTGGTTTTTCAGTTGGGGGCTtagatctttttattttttttggcttttgtgTGGGTGCGGGTGGTTGTTTCTTGCGAATTGGTCGGTGTTCTAGATGCGGAATTTGATGTCTGCTAGAACGTACTAGTTAGTGTAAGTGGAGGCTGATTTCGAATTGGGGGGAAACTGGGTAGTGCTTGGAATTGAGGTGATTGGCAAAATGACGACGGTTATTcaaggataaaaaaaatgtttattttgTTCATCTGCATTGTGCAAATCCGGGAGATGCATATCAGCATATGTGAGCAATTGCGCAGGTATTCTATCAGGGAGGGGTTGGGGTAGATTAAGTTCGTAATAGTTGCATTCAgtgtctatttttttttttagaaaaaaatgacGACTTGCATGCAATTTGGAAACCAGAGAATTATAGGGAGAACAGGGGCTTATGGAGTTCCATATCTAGTGGTGGTGCTATAGTCTGAATCCTTCACAGTTCAGCCTTATGTCTGAATTCCTGTATTCATGTTATAGTCTGAATCTTCGAAGTTCAGCCTTATGTCTGAGTTCCTGTATTTAAGTGATCAAGTCTTTGTCCATGCTAGCTATTTTTTATGTTGACAGTGAAGGTAATTTCATTGAACCGAGCACGCCAGAgtcacttcattttttttagtcttgcgtaaaaaaaaaaacttcattttTAGTCTGCCTAAATCCATAAAGCTCAATTTAAAGAAAGAAGCAAGATACACCACATTTTGGCATCAGTTCCAATTGATGTGTTCGCTTTGTTTCAGTATCCTGCATATTGATAGCCATCGCCTCATGACATCACCTTACATACTATCGATATTTGACATCACCTTACATACTATCGATATTTGCATCTATATTTCTGTGTATTCCATGCTGTTCCTTTTACCTTTTTAGGGACCATCAGAGTGGAATCTTATATTGCTAATCTCTTGTTACAGGTCCCTAAAAGCTACCGTGCTGAACAACGAATTGATAATAGTAGCTTCAGATATTGTTAACTTTGATTCTGACTTACCGCACTACAAAACAGAAGGTGGTGTTTACAGAGATCCTGCAGATGATGGCCACATATTTTCACCAACAATAATGTGGGTTGAAGCCTTTGAATTGCTACTTGAGAAGCTAAAGCCAAAGATCAACTTTAGCAAGGTTGTGGCCATTTCAGGGAGTGGGCAACAACACGGCAGTGTTTATTGGAAGAAGGGTAGTCATGCGGTGTTGTCTTCCTTGGATCCTACTAAGAGCTTGTTATCCCAGCTGAAGGATGCCTTTTCTACCATGGACTCACCAATATGGATGGACAGTAGCACAACTAAGCAATGCAGAGAAATAGAAAGTGTAGTAGGCGGCGCATTGGAGCTATCAAAGTTGACAGGATCTCGTGCCTATGAGAGGTTCACTGGGCCTCAGATCCGGAAGATATACCGAACAGTTCCGCAAGTTTATGATGATACTGAGAGAATATCTTTGGTGAGTTCGTTCATGGCATCAATCCTGGTGGGGAACTATGCAAGTATTGATGAGACTGATGGTGCTGGGATGAACTTGATGGATATAAACCAGAGAACCTGGTCAAAGACTGTTTTAGAGGTCTGCCCCTGATAGCTCCTTTATCATGCATTCAAGATTTCTCACATAACTAAAAAACTTTGCCTTCAAGATCTTTTTAATACTAAAATATCAAAATTGTGCCCTCTCTCCTGAAGGCAACGGCTCCTGGGCTTGAAGAGAAGCTTGGAAAGTTGGCACCAGCATATGCAGTAGCTGGTCGAATTGCTCCTTATTTTGTAGAAAGGTGAGTTTCTTTTACCATTCTCCATTGTTCTTGCACTCAGTACAActgtaaaagaaaagaaattctgGAAGACTGGAATTGAATAATCGCAAGGTGTTTGAAATTCTGGAATTGAATAATCGCAAGGTGTTTCGGCATTTGGCTGTTCCCTAACTTGGCATCAAATGGGCTAATTACTCTCTTTAATCATTTCTTATAATCTACTACATTTTCGACCACAGATTCATAATGAAAATAAGGAACATCTCTATCATAGCTGACAGATTCAGATTACACTCCCTCTGTTCATATTCTTGTCAAGGGGATTTAGGTGAATTGTCCTCAAcatatagaaaagaaataaTATGTGAATGGGAAAGCTAGCTGTGCCAAAACTTTAGCTGATATCATCTGATGactgaacaaacaaatatttgtTGCCctaaattttgtttgagtgaTGCATTATGAAAATGCAGGCTTCAGTTTGATAAGAATTGCTTAGTTATTCAATGGTCTGGAGACAATCCCAATAGCCTTGCAGGTGCTTCTCTTGCTTTCTTTCTCGAGATTTTGtaattctttcttcttttcaatGCATTTGTTAACTACGGACCATTAAATTATTCTTATTTTGATGTGTCTTCTTTAGGTTTAACTCTGAATACTCCTGGTGACCTTGCAATTAGCCTTGGTACTAGTGATACTGTAAGTTGCAAAGATGCCACTTTTGGTAGAATTGGCTTTTCTTTCTCAGGCTCCTGGGTTACTCATCTCCAAATTGCCTGTTAGGTTTTTGGGATAACTGCTGAAGCTAAACCAAGTCTTGAAGGCCATGTTTTCCCTAACCCTGTTGAACCTGATGGTTATATGGTGATGCTGTGCTACAAAAATGGTTCATTGACCCGAGAAGGTATAATACTTTCCATCCTTTTTTCTCATGTAATCCATTGTAGTACTGGGACTTTTCTGATATTAGAATATGTTCAATGTGTTTGTAGATGTGCGGAACAGTTGCGCGGAGAAATCCTGGGATGTTTTCAACAGTTATCTAGAGAAAACTCCACCTCTAAATGGTACGTTCTTACTGAAATGAAATTTCTTAATATAAGTTCTTACTAACATTTTCTTGCTCGTTTCTGTTCCAGCAACCTTGTTTTCCATCAGGTTATTTATAGTGTTTCAGTACATACAAAATAAATCAGCAATTTAAATGTTCACTGCAGTCTCAACTATTATTTGTTCAAACTTGCTACGTTTTTTCATACATAGtgttattttaaatttatcttattaaTATTCCTTCATCAATTTTCTTGTGTGAATCGAACTGTGCTTTTGACATCTTGTCATTCTTCTTTATTTAACATATAGGCGGAAAATTAGGATTCTACTACAAAGACCATGAAATTCTGCCGCCACTTCCAGGTAATCATATTTTAGTGTTTCTTACATCTCTTCACGGTATTCTTACATTATTCTCTATCATGAAAAACAATGGTTTATTCTATGCAGTTGGCTTCCATCGATACATTGTTGAAAACCTCAATGATGTCACATCCAACAATCTGGTGGAACGTGAGGTGGAAGAATTTGATCCACCATCTGAGGTTTGCAAAGACAATCAAAATACTTGTTTCTTCGTGGCGAGCCCATTAACCTTATCACCATCATCCCTTGTTGTGTTAGGTTCGCGCCATAATCGAAGGCCAGCTGCTGTCAATGCGAGGCCATGCCGAGAGATTCGGCATGCCTAACCCTCCCAAGCGGATCATCGCAACCGGTGGCGCATCCTCCAACGAGCGCATCCTCCACTCAATCGCGCAGATCTTTGGCTGTCCTGTCTTTACAGTTCAGAGACCTGGTACAGCACCTTAACTCcaccttttttttctgttcttgcGCAGCTTCCTGTTTGCTGAAACTAGTAATGTCACCCATAAATTCAAGCAAAAAACTAACGCTGCTTCTTGATCAGATTCTGCCTCGCTTGGCGCGGCACTGAGAGCTGCCCATGGCTGGCTGTGCAATGAGGAAGGGAGCTTCGTCCCCATCTCCTGCATGTACCAGGGTAACCTGGAGAAGACCTCCTTGGGTGCAAAGCTCGCCGTCTCAACCGGAGAGGGTGTGGAGGACAAGGAGCTCCTGGAGAAGTACACGGTGCTCATGAGGAAGAGGATGGAGATTGAGAGGCGGCTGGTGGAGAAGATTGGGCGCGCGTAGGTAGCAGCATTGCAAAGCTGCTGTCCTCGAGTCACAGTTAATTAGAGGGAAATGAAATCATTGGTAGAAACTTATTTATAATATATAGTTAGTAGTGTATCAAGATCATGTTATTATGTTCTTGTGCACGGAATAAATAATAAATGTAAATTTGCAAACTAAACAAGCTCGTCTGTTCTTTCTGTTCATCAATTAGATGAAACTTTAAATCTTCTTTAAATTCTCATAGATGAAACTTGTTTGGGTGGCTTAAATTCTCATAGGGGCATCTTCTACTTTTCCAATTTCCAGGTTTATGATTCTGTCCTCGTTTTTTAGCTAAAGCTTATGTTTTGCCCCCTTTCCGTTAAGAAGACTTAATGGTGTTAAAATTCATGTCAAGCTTGTGCCTGACCACTTATTTTAATTGAATAATATATGTGAAAGTTCATGTCAAAATATTTGATAAGGCAAATCTACATCTTCAGttttaaaaagggaaaaaggtcCAAGTTCTCTCCTAAACTTTGAAACAGGACATCCAACCCCTGAACTATAAAATACCATTCATAAAACATTGTAGGGTGGTTTTGCAAAGT
The window above is part of the Oryza sativa Japonica Group chromosome 7, ASM3414082v1 genome. Proteins encoded here:
- the LOC4344057 gene encoding probable protein arginine N-methyltransferase 3, translated to MATREHELRPEQERLGEDREEYEDGEEEEEEGEEGWDDWESDGDDAGGGGGGGGLLCLFCSARFDSESSLFSHCASEHRFDFYRVVKETGMDFYGCIKLINFVRSKVAENKCWSCGQVFSSNSELCGHLHALEIPQLEGKVPWGDDVYLKPFLEDDSLLHSLSVFDDDDEDDCGMPMEKGGCSAGNGSLAETCESNLKSIINDGSDVIDRFERTCTIESTDGECSGSLAQEPSDKQLKIARASAAARGIKSVDESYFGSYSSFGIHREMLGDKVRTEAYRDALLGNPSLMNGATVLDVGCGTGILSLFAAKAGASRVIAVDGSAKMVSVATEVAKSNGFLYDENMEMQQKRDTQVITVVHTKAEELNHKIQVPSNKFDVLVSEWMGYCLLYESMLSSVLYARDHFLKPGGAILPDTATIFGAGFGKGGTSLPFWENVYGFDMSCIGKEVTGNSARFPVVDILASEDIVTETAVLNSFDLATMKENEMDFTSSFELRLSESGVSQSGVTWCYGIILWFDTGFTNRFCKEKPVNLSTSPFSTPTHWSQTIFTFEEPIAMAKEESAVVSSASVGTDECPAVMIRSRISIVRASEHRSIDISIETTGISSDGRKRSWPVQIFNL
- the LOC4344058 gene encoding NADH dehydrogenase [ubiquinone] 1 alpha subcomplex subunit 6 — protein: MAFTMRAVKVPPNSASLEEARHRVFDFFRQACRAIPSIMEIYNLDDVVTPSQLRSTIAKEIRKNQGVTNPKVIDMLLFKGMEELGNITEHAKQRHHVIGQYVVGQKGLVQDMEKDQGSSDFLKKFYTSNYS
- the LOC4344059 gene encoding xylulose kinase 2; the protein is MVGRSSLPEGSLFLGFDSSTQSLKATVLNNELIIVASDIVNFDSDLPHYKTEGGVYRDPADDGHIFSPTIMWVEAFELLLEKLKPKINFSKVVAISGSGQQHGSVYWKKGSHAVLSSLDPTKSLLSQLKDAFSTMDSPIWMDSSTTKQCREIESVVGGALELSKLTGSRAYERFTGPQIRKIYRTVPQVYDDTERISLVSSFMASILVGNYASIDETDGAGMNLMDINQRTWSKTVLEATAPGLEEKLGKLAPAYAVAGRIAPYFVERLQFDKNCLVIQWSGDNPNSLAGLTLNTPGDLAISLGTSDTVFGITAEAKPSLEGHVFPNPVEPDGYMVMLCYKNGSLTREDVRNSCAEKSWDVFNSYLEKTPPLNGGKLGFYYKDHEILPPLPVGFHRYIVENLNDVTSNNLVEREVEEFDPPSEVRAIIEGQLLSMRGHAERFGMPNPPKRIIATGGASSNERILHSIAQIFGCPVFTVQRPDSASLGAALRAAHGWLCNEEGSFVPISCMYQGNLEKTSLGAKLAVSTGEGVEDKELLEKYTVLMRKRMEIERRLVEKIGRA